The Streptomyces cynarae genome contains a region encoding:
- a CDS encoding BTAD domain-containing putative transcriptional regulator — MRFGILGPLDVRTEDGTPLDAGGPRPRALLTLLLLDAGRTVSYERLTEGLYGDEPPAGAVGALQSQISRLRRRLGPHAEIEAAPTGYRLAVSPDTVDAHRFERLAREGSTALSGGDHRAAAAVLREALALWRGPALADLPDAPAERTRLEELRLGALQDRAEADLALGAGSGLVPELRALLAAHPLSERLYELLMRALHAAGRPAEALTVYEQARRTLADELGADPSPGLSALHQELLRGTGPSRAARVPTHLTGFVGRAPELARIHDLLTAPGTRLVTLTGPGGAGKTRLATEAARRHPDVHFVELAPLTDGSAVPYAVLTALGVRDGFRGPAVDATERLLAALEDRELLLVLDNCEHLVEDAARLAALVLAACPGVRVLATGREALGITGEVLCPVPPLPPEHAERLFVDRARAVRPGFEGHARVADVCAALDGLPLAIELAAARLRTLTPDELADRLDDRFRLLSRGDRTKAPRHRTLRAVVEWSWDLLDDEERELARRLSVFSGGATLKAVEAVCDAPFPEDLMASLAEKSFLEVAEGRYRMLETIRAFTAEHLDRAGERERLRDAHAAYYLRLAERAEPYLRSGEQLPWLALLTAEHGNLEAALRHLVSTAPADALRLMAGLSWFRRLRGPHGEQVPLARALLAAVGDEPPERLAEEYALCVMNTITGRGDDPAEPERIARVSTVMRALDEPLRRPSAMVLWALVGGPLLSADAEARAVQVGDAPWGRAVLDLGLAYQALFSGGAAVSEAAFTRALAGFRATGDRWGMANCLDPLGAFADWRGEYERALELLDEGLAHARELQAPEETADLLRSRATVLLHGGDFAQAAAEFEQSADLAHSAGAPDKVAAPGAAWVTWPGGAVTRRTRA; from the coding sequence ATGCGCTTCGGCATCCTCGGCCCCCTCGACGTCCGCACCGAGGACGGGACCCCGCTCGACGCCGGCGGCCCCCGCCCCCGGGCGCTCCTCACCCTGCTCCTCCTCGACGCCGGGCGGACTGTGTCCTACGAGCGTCTCACCGAGGGCCTGTACGGCGACGAGCCGCCCGCGGGAGCCGTGGGCGCCCTCCAGTCGCAGATCTCCCGGCTGCGCAGGCGGCTGGGCCCCCACGCGGAGATCGAGGCGGCCCCCACCGGCTACCGCCTCGCCGTCTCCCCCGACACGGTCGACGCGCACCGTTTCGAACGGCTCGCCCGCGAAGGCTCCACGGCCCTCTCCGGCGGCGACCACCGTGCGGCGGCCGCCGTGCTGCGGGAGGCGCTCGCCCTGTGGCGCGGCCCCGCGCTCGCCGACCTTCCCGACGCACCGGCCGAGCGCACCCGGCTCGAGGAGCTGCGGCTGGGCGCCTTGCAGGACCGCGCCGAGGCGGACCTCGCCCTCGGAGCCGGCTCCGGCCTCGTACCCGAACTGCGCGCACTGCTCGCCGCACACCCGCTCAGCGAACGTCTGTACGAGCTGCTGATGCGGGCCCTGCACGCGGCCGGGCGGCCCGCCGAGGCGCTCACGGTCTACGAGCAGGCGCGCCGCACCCTCGCCGACGAACTCGGTGCCGACCCCTCGCCCGGCCTGTCCGCCCTGCACCAGGAGCTGCTGCGCGGCACGGGTCCCTCCCGGGCCGCGCGCGTGCCGACCCATCTGACCGGCTTCGTCGGCCGCGCCCCGGAACTGGCGCGCATCCACGATCTGCTCACCGCGCCCGGCACCCGCCTGGTCACGCTCACCGGCCCGGGCGGTGCCGGCAAGACACGGCTGGCCACGGAGGCGGCCCGCAGGCACCCCGACGTCCACTTCGTCGAGCTGGCCCCGCTCACCGACGGCTCCGCCGTCCCGTACGCCGTCCTCACCGCGCTCGGTGTGCGCGACGGCTTCCGCGGGCCGGCCGTGGACGCCACGGAACGGCTGCTGGCGGCCCTGGAGGACCGTGAGCTGCTGCTGGTGCTCGACAACTGCGAGCACCTCGTCGAGGACGCCGCACGCCTCGCCGCGCTCGTTCTCGCCGCCTGCCCCGGCGTACGCGTCCTGGCGACCGGGCGCGAGGCGCTGGGCATCACCGGCGAGGTGCTGTGCCCGGTGCCGCCGCTGCCGCCGGAGCACGCCGAGCGGCTGTTCGTGGACCGGGCCCGGGCGGTGCGGCCCGGTTTCGAGGGGCACGCGCGCGTGGCGGACGTCTGTGCCGCGCTCGACGGGCTGCCGCTGGCCATCGAGCTGGCCGCGGCCCGGCTGCGCACCCTGACCCCGGACGAGCTGGCCGACCGCCTGGACGACCGGTTCCGGCTGCTGTCCCGGGGGGACCGCACCAAGGCGCCCAGGCACCGGACGCTGCGCGCGGTCGTGGAGTGGAGCTGGGACCTGCTGGACGACGAGGAGCGGGAGCTGGCCCGGCGGCTGTCCGTGTTCTCCGGCGGCGCGACCCTTAAGGCGGTGGAGGCGGTGTGCGACGCGCCGTTTCCGGAAGACCTCATGGCATCGCTCGCCGAGAAGTCGTTCCTGGAGGTGGCCGAGGGGCGCTACCGGATGCTGGAGACCATCCGCGCGTTCACCGCCGAGCACCTCGACCGGGCGGGAGAGCGGGAGCGGCTCAGGGACGCGCACGCCGCGTACTACCTGCGCCTGGCCGAGCGGGCGGAGCCGTACCTCCGCAGCGGGGAACAGCTGCCCTGGCTGGCCCTGCTCACCGCCGAGCACGGCAACCTGGAGGCGGCGCTGCGCCACCTCGTGTCCACCGCTCCCGCGGACGCCCTGCGCCTGATGGCCGGCCTGTCCTGGTTCCGCCGGCTGCGCGGGCCGCACGGTGAGCAGGTTCCCCTCGCCCGGGCACTGCTCGCGGCCGTCGGTGACGAACCGCCCGAGCGACTGGCCGAGGAGTACGCCCTGTGCGTGATGAACACGATCACCGGACGCGGCGACGACCCGGCCGAACCCGAGCGCATCGCGCGGGTCTCCACGGTCATGCGCGCTCTCGACGAGCCGCTGCGGCGGCCGTCCGCGATGGTCCTGTGGGCGCTGGTCGGTGGCCCGCTGCTGTCCGCCGACGCGGAAGCCCGGGCCGTCCAGGTCGGTGACGCCCCCTGGGGCCGCGCCGTGCTGGACCTCGGCCTCGCCTACCAGGCGCTGTTCTCGGGTGGGGCCGCCGTCTCGGAGGCCGCCTTCACCCGCGCCCTGGCCGGTTTCCGTGCGACCGGCGACCGCTGGGGCATGGCCAACTGCCTCGATCCGCTGGGAGCCTTCGCCGACTGGCGCGGCGAGTACGAGCGGGCCCTGGAGCTGCTCGACGAGGGCCTGGCGCACGCCCGGGAGCTTCAGGCCCCGGAGGAGACCGCGGACCTGCTGCGTTCCCGGGCGACCGTGCTGCTGCACGGCGGCGACTTCGCGCAGGCGGCCGCCGAGTTCGAGCAGTCGGCCGACCTCGCGCACTCCGCGGGCGCCCCCGACAAGGTGGCGGCGCCCGGCGCGGCCTGGGTGACCTGGCCCGGCGGTGCGGTGACACGGCGCACGCGCGCGTGA
- a CDS encoding Lrp/AsnC family transcriptional regulator, which translates to MVQAYILIQTEVGKASTVAETISKIPGVIQAEDVTGPYDVIVRAQADTVDELGRMVVAKVQQVDGITRTLTCPVVHL; encoded by the coding sequence GTGGTACAGGCGTACATCCTGATCCAGACGGAGGTCGGCAAGGCGTCGACCGTCGCCGAGACGATCAGCAAGATCCCTGGGGTGATCCAGGCCGAGGACGTGACGGGTCCGTACGACGTCATCGTGCGCGCCCAGGCCGACACCGTCGACGAACTCGGCCGCATGGTGGTCGCGAAGGTCCAGCAAGTGGACGGCATCACCCGCACCCTGACCTGCCCGGTGGTGCACCTGTAG
- the rpmB gene encoding 50S ribosomal protein L28 has translation MAANCDVCGKGPGFGNNISHSHRRTSRRWNPNIQRVRTVVGGTPKRVNACTSCIKAGKVSR, from the coding sequence GTGGCTGCCAACTGCGACGTCTGTGGCAAGGGGCCGGGCTTCGGCAACAACATCTCGCACTCGCACCGCCGTACGTCCCGTCGCTGGAACCCGAACATCCAGCGTGTGCGTACTGTGGTCGGCGGGACGCCGAAGCGCGTGAACGCTTGCACCTCGTGCATCAAGGCCGGCAAGGTCTCGCGCTGA
- a CDS encoding thiamine-phosphate kinase has protein sequence MKGTVGELGEFGLIRELTSRLTTTPAVRVGPGDDAAVVAAPDRRVVASTDILLEGRHFRRDWSTAYDVGRKAAAQNLADIAAMGAVPTALLLGLVVPAELPATWPTELMDGLRDECQVAGAAVVGGDVVRGDTIMISITALGDLRNQEPVTRAGAQPGDVVAVTGWLGWSAAGYAVLSRGFRSPRAFVEAHRRPEPPYHAGPAAAGLGATAMCDVSDGLIADLGHIAEASKVRIDIRSGAIDIPSQMNDIGQAVGVDPLQWVLTGGEDHAIVATFPPDVKLPARWKVIGEVLNPSALPQVTVDGAPWTSKGGWDHFSDIE, from the coding sequence ATGAAGGGCACCGTGGGCGAGCTGGGCGAGTTCGGGCTCATCAGGGAGCTCACCTCGCGGCTCACCACCACCCCGGCGGTCCGGGTCGGCCCCGGCGACGACGCCGCGGTGGTCGCCGCGCCCGACCGCAGGGTGGTGGCGAGCACCGACATCCTGCTGGAGGGCCGGCACTTCCGCCGCGACTGGTCGACGGCATACGACGTCGGCCGCAAGGCGGCCGCGCAGAACCTCGCGGACATCGCCGCCATGGGCGCCGTGCCGACCGCGCTGCTGCTCGGTCTGGTCGTCCCCGCCGAACTGCCCGCCACCTGGCCCACCGAGCTGATGGACGGCCTGCGCGACGAGTGCCAGGTCGCGGGTGCGGCGGTGGTCGGCGGCGACGTCGTACGCGGCGACACCATCATGATCTCGATCACCGCGCTCGGCGACCTGCGGAACCAGGAGCCGGTCACCCGGGCCGGCGCCCAGCCCGGCGACGTGGTCGCCGTCACCGGCTGGCTCGGCTGGTCCGCCGCCGGGTACGCGGTGCTCTCCCGCGGCTTCCGCTCGCCGCGCGCGTTCGTGGAGGCACACCGGCGCCCCGAGCCGCCGTACCACGCGGGTCCGGCCGCCGCAGGGCTCGGCGCCACCGCGATGTGCGACGTCAGCGACGGGCTCATCGCCGACCTCGGGCACATCGCGGAGGCGAGCAAGGTGCGGATCGACATCCGCTCCGGTGCCATCGACATCCCCTCCCAGATGAACGACATCGGGCAGGCCGTGGGCGTTGACCCCCTGCAGTGGGTGCTCACCGGCGGCGAGGACCACGCGATCGTCGCCACCTTCCCGCCGGACGTGAAGCTGCCGGCCCGCTGGAAGGTGATCGGCGAGGTCCTCAACCCGTCGGCGCTGCCGCAGGTGACGGTCGACGGGGCGCCGTGGACCAGCAAGGGCGGCTGGGACCACTTCTCGGACATCGAGTAG
- a CDS encoding FAD-dependent monooxygenase has translation MTNTHRLGHLNVLVSGASVAGPAIALNLARYGARVTVVEKAPALRGGGFAVDFRGHVHRRVLTAMGIWDDIHAHQTHMGRQTVVGPDGSPRVDLPSEMMSGDVEIFRGDLARIMYERTKDRVEYVFGDSIATLDDTPDGVDVTFEHGAPRRFDLVVAADGLHSPTRRLVFGDESRYLRFFDHYVAAFDIPNHLGLDRTGRLYSEPGRAVVIGNYDGDPDRAGALLVFRSERLAHDRRDIAAQKRILTERFAGMGWEAPAVLKALEDADDLYFDAIAQIHVDRLTKGRVVLLGDAGYGATMGGMGTGVAVVGAYVLAGELALAGGDHRSALVAYEARIRDFAKGCQKTSGNAGPFFAPATERRIRTRDRMYRLLSSRPLASFFKRLTEKSATAIELPEYPL, from the coding sequence ATGACGAACACACACCGCCTCGGCCACCTGAACGTCCTCGTCTCCGGCGCCAGCGTCGCCGGACCCGCGATCGCGCTGAACCTCGCCCGGTACGGCGCACGCGTCACCGTCGTCGAGAAGGCGCCCGCCCTGCGCGGCGGCGGCTTCGCGGTCGACTTCCGCGGCCATGTGCACCGCAGGGTGCTGACCGCGATGGGCATCTGGGACGACATCCACGCCCACCAGACCCACATGGGCCGGCAGACGGTCGTCGGCCCCGACGGCAGCCCGCGCGTCGACCTGCCGTCCGAGATGATGAGCGGCGACGTGGAGATCTTCCGCGGCGACCTCGCCCGGATCATGTACGAACGCACCAAGGACCGTGTGGAGTACGTGTTCGGCGACTCCATAGCCACGCTCGACGACACCCCCGACGGCGTCGACGTCACCTTCGAGCACGGCGCGCCCCGCCGTTTCGACCTCGTGGTCGCCGCCGACGGCCTGCACTCGCCCACCCGTCGCCTCGTCTTCGGCGACGAGTCCCGCTACCTGCGCTTCTTCGACCACTACGTGGCCGCCTTCGACATCCCCAACCACCTGGGCCTGGACCGCACCGGCCGCCTGTACAGCGAGCCGGGCCGCGCGGTCGTCATCGGCAACTACGACGGCGACCCGGACCGCGCGGGCGCCCTGCTGGTCTTCCGCTCCGAGCGGCTCGCCCACGACCGCCGGGACATCGCCGCGCAGAAGCGGATCCTCACCGAGCGGTTCGCGGGCATGGGCTGGGAGGCCCCGGCGGTGCTCAAGGCCCTCGAGGACGCCGACGACCTGTACTTCGACGCGATCGCCCAGATCCATGTGGACCGCCTCACCAAGGGACGCGTGGTGCTGCTCGGGGACGCCGGGTACGGGGCCACGATGGGCGGCATGGGCACGGGCGTGGCGGTCGTCGGCGCGTACGTCCTGGCCGGTGAACTCGCCCTCGCGGGCGGCGACCACCGCAGCGCCCTGGTGGCGTACGAGGCGAGGATCCGGGACTTCGCCAAGGGCTGCCAGAAGACCTCCGGCAACGCGGGCCCGTTCTTCGCCCCGGCCACCGAGCGGCGGATCCGCACCCGGGACCGGATGTACCGGCTGCTGAGCTCCCGGCCTCTGGCGAGCTTCTTCAAACGGCTGACCGAGAAGTCGGCGACGGCCATCGAGCTGCCGGAGTACCCGTTGTGA
- a CDS encoding DAK2 domain-containing protein has translation MAQVPQPLDARAVRTWCSLALQALGRAREEIDAINVYPVADGDTGTNLYLTVESAAAAVEAVFAGYETGAAGSDGRPALADTVRAMAHGALIGARGNSGTILAQLLRGMAQVLAADGETAHADARGLRLALRQAADSARQAVAHPVEGTVLSVASAAADAVTGAEGDCGGVARAAYEGARAALAATPGQLAVLERAGVVDAGGRGLVAVLAALVETLTGEAPRAAVEASAAASGGHARVPDPRTAVPRQGPGDCSADGGGPAYEVIYLLEADDAAVARLRERLDALGDSLVVVGGDGLWNVHVHVDDAGAAVEAGIEAGRPHRIRITHFGAEDAHTAGAGRPPREPVQRAVVAVVPGEGLAGLYQEAGATTVLARPGEPPASGELVEAVRRAHAREVVLLPNDTDLRHTAAAAAEQARTEGVRVALIPTRSAVQGIAALAVHEPERRFDEDVVAMTSAAGATRYAEVTVAAERSWTMAGICQAGDVLGLIDGDVVVIGSEVTATAETVLTRMLAAGGELVTLVLADEAPEAVVEHLEARVRESYLAVDTVVYRGGRQGPLLLIGVE, from the coding sequence GTGGCGCAGGTGCCGCAGCCCTTGGATGCTCGCGCGGTGCGCACCTGGTGCTCTCTCGCCCTTCAGGCGCTGGGGCGGGCACGCGAGGAGATCGACGCGATCAACGTCTATCCCGTGGCCGACGGAGACACCGGCACCAACCTGTATCTGACCGTGGAGTCGGCCGCGGCGGCCGTCGAGGCGGTCTTCGCCGGCTACGAGACGGGCGCCGCCGGCAGCGACGGGCGGCCGGCGCTCGCCGACACCGTACGGGCCATGGCGCACGGCGCGCTCATCGGTGCCCGCGGCAACTCCGGGACGATCCTCGCGCAGCTGCTGCGCGGCATGGCGCAGGTGCTCGCCGCCGACGGCGAGACGGCCCATGCCGACGCGCGGGGGCTGCGGCTCGCCCTGAGGCAGGCCGCCGACTCCGCGCGCCAGGCCGTCGCGCACCCCGTGGAGGGCACCGTGCTGAGCGTCGCCTCGGCCGCCGCGGACGCGGTCACCGGCGCCGAGGGCGACTGCGGCGGCGTGGCACGGGCGGCGTACGAGGGAGCGCGGGCGGCCCTCGCGGCGACGCCCGGACAACTGGCGGTCCTGGAGCGCGCCGGAGTCGTCGACGCGGGCGGCCGGGGGCTGGTGGCGGTGCTCGCGGCGCTGGTGGAGACGCTGACCGGCGAGGCGCCCCGGGCGGCCGTGGAGGCGTCGGCCGCCGCTTCCGGCGGCCACGCGCGCGTGCCGGACCCCAGGACGGCCGTGCCCCGCCAGGGGCCTGGGGACTGCTCCGCCGACGGGGGCGGGCCCGCGTACGAGGTGATCTACCTCCTGGAGGCCGACGACGCGGCCGTGGCGCGGCTGCGGGAGCGGCTCGACGCGCTCGGGGACTCGCTGGTCGTGGTCGGCGGGGACGGGTTGTGGAACGTCCATGTGCACGTCGACGACGCGGGCGCCGCCGTGGAGGCGGGCATCGAGGCCGGGCGGCCGCACCGGATCCGGATCACCCACTTCGGCGCCGAGGACGCGCACACCGCGGGCGCCGGGCGACCGCCGCGTGAGCCGGTGCAGCGGGCGGTGGTGGCCGTGGTGCCGGGCGAGGGTCTGGCCGGGCTCTACCAGGAGGCCGGGGCGACCACCGTGCTCGCCCGCCCCGGGGAGCCCCCGGCGAGCGGGGAGCTGGTGGAGGCGGTACGGCGGGCGCACGCGCGCGAGGTCGTGCTCTTGCCCAACGACACCGACCTGCGCCACACCGCGGCCGCCGCGGCCGAGCAGGCCCGCACCGAGGGCGTCCGCGTGGCGCTGATCCCGACCCGGTCCGCGGTGCAGGGCATCGCGGCGCTGGCCGTGCACGAGCCGGAGCGGCGCTTCGACGAGGACGTCGTGGCGATGACGTCGGCGGCCGGGGCGACCCGGTACGCCGAGGTGACCGTGGCGGCGGAGCGGTCCTGGACGATGGCCGGCATCTGCCAGGCCGGGGACGTCCTCGGTCTGATCGACGGAGATGTCGTGGTCATCGGCTCCGAGGTCACGGCGACGGCCGAGACGGTCCTCACCCGCATGCTCGCGGCGGGCGGGGAGCTGGTCACCCTGGTCCTCGCCGACGAGGCCCCGGAAGCCGTCGTGGAGCACTTGGAGGCGCGGGTGCGCGAGTCGTACCTGGCGGTGGACACGGTGGTCTACCGGGGCGGCCGTCAGGGGCCGCTGCTGCTGATCGGCGTGGAGTGA
- a CDS encoding DUF3515 domain-containing protein encodes MNILRHRLLGLPALALLIAAVGCTSSDAHPSAAVPSPGTKVAKLCRNLDEVLPRKVGGQGRNDPEPRSALTAGWGSPAIILRCGVERPAEMSDPDADGVEVNGVGWLLQKENDGSFRFTTTLRQAYVEVTIPKARTAGGAGPLVDVAPAVKKAIPEGIAS; translated from the coding sequence GTGAACATCCTGCGTCACCGGCTGCTCGGTCTGCCCGCCCTCGCCCTGCTGATCGCCGCCGTGGGCTGCACCTCGAGCGACGCACACCCCTCGGCCGCGGTTCCCAGCCCGGGCACGAAGGTCGCGAAGCTGTGCCGGAACCTGGACGAGGTGCTGCCGCGGAAGGTGGGCGGCCAGGGCCGGAACGACCCCGAGCCCCGGTCCGCGCTGACGGCGGGCTGGGGAAGCCCGGCGATCATACTGCGCTGCGGGGTGGAGCGGCCCGCGGAGATGTCGGACCCGGACGCCGACGGCGTGGAGGTCAACGGGGTGGGCTGGCTGTTGCAGAAGGAGAACGACGGGTCGTTCCGGTTCACGACGACGCTGCGGCAGGCGTACGTCGAGGTGACCATTCCCAAGGCGCGGACGGCTGGGGGCGCGGGACCGCTCGTCGATGTGGCCCCTGCCGTCAAGAAGGCGATCCCCGAGGGGATCGCCTCCTGA
- a CDS encoding D-alanine--D-alanine ligase family protein yields the protein MSTENLLQSPGQPPRKPRVAVVFGGRSSEHGISVVTAGAVLRAIDRTKYDVLPIGITQDGRWALTADAPERMAITERRTPSVEDLAESQEGGVVLPVDPASREVVYSEPGSVPKALGEVDVVFPVLHGPYGEDGTLQGLLELSGVPYVGSGVLASAVGQDKEYMKRVFASFGLKVGPYVVIRPREWQRDESAARKKIVDFAGEHGWPLFVKPARAGSSIGITKVEDLSGLDEAIAEAQRHDPKILVEAAVRGREIECGVLEFEDGPRASVPAEIPPPDTHAYYDFEAKYIDSTPGIVPAPLTDEQTAEVQRLAVAAFEAASCEGLVRADFFLTEEGEFVINEINTMPGFTPISMYPQMWQASGISYGELVDRLIQAALDRATGLR from the coding sequence ATGAGCACCGAGAACCTCCTCCAGAGCCCTGGGCAGCCGCCCCGCAAGCCGCGTGTCGCCGTCGTCTTCGGCGGCCGCAGCTCCGAACACGGGATCTCCGTGGTCACCGCCGGCGCGGTGCTGCGCGCCATCGACCGGACGAAGTACGACGTCCTGCCGATCGGCATCACTCAGGACGGCCGTTGGGCGCTCACGGCCGATGCGCCGGAGCGCATGGCGATCACCGAACGCCGCACGCCCAGCGTCGAGGACCTCGCGGAGTCCCAGGAGGGCGGCGTCGTCCTGCCCGTCGACCCGGCGAGCCGCGAAGTCGTCTACAGCGAGCCCGGTTCGGTGCCCAAGGCGCTGGGCGAGGTCGACGTGGTCTTCCCCGTGCTGCACGGCCCCTACGGCGAGGACGGCACCCTCCAGGGTCTCCTGGAGCTGTCCGGGGTCCCTTACGTGGGTTCGGGCGTGCTCGCCTCGGCCGTCGGCCAGGACAAGGAGTACATGAAGCGGGTGTTCGCCTCGTTCGGGCTCAAGGTCGGCCCGTACGTGGTGATCCGGCCGCGTGAGTGGCAGCGCGACGAGTCCGCCGCCCGCAAGAAGATCGTCGACTTCGCCGGCGAGCACGGCTGGCCGCTGTTCGTGAAGCCCGCGCGGGCGGGTTCGTCGATCGGCATCACCAAGGTCGAGGACCTCTCCGGTCTCGACGAGGCGATCGCCGAGGCCCAGCGCCACGACCCGAAGATCCTGGTCGAGGCGGCGGTCCGGGGCCGCGAGATCGAGTGCGGCGTCCTGGAGTTCGAGGACGGCCCGCGCGCCTCCGTACCGGCGGAGATCCCGCCGCCGGACACGCACGCCTACTACGACTTCGAGGCGAAGTACATCGACTCCACGCCCGGCATCGTGCCCGCCCCGCTGACCGACGAGCAGACCGCCGAGGTGCAGCGGCTCGCGGTGGCGGCGTTCGAGGCCGCGTCCTGCGAAGGGCTGGTCCGCGCGGACTTCTTCCTGACGGAGGAGGGCGAGTTCGTGATCAACGAGATCAACACGATGCCCGGGTTCACGCCCATCTCGATGTACCCGCAGATGTGGCAGGCGAGCGGGATCTCCTACGGCGAACTGGTCGACCGCCTGATCCAGGCGGCGCTGGACCGCGCGACCGGGCTGCGCTGA